TGTCCATCAATTTTTTATTAATTAATGTATATTTTTTTCGCTCTCTAGCTTAATTAGCTTATAGATCCAAAGGGTTAGAAACAGCGAGCATCTCTTTGCTAAAAAATGCTTCGCCGTATTTAACCCCGATCAAAGAGCCAAAATACCTGTTCCTAGCTTCCAGCACCTCTAAAAAGCTGCCCGTATTCAAACCGGTCGTACGCAACCGGTTCTCGTCAAATTGGGAATGGTGGGCCTGTATTGCCCGCAATTTAAGCTCAAAGTAGGGAGAAATATCAACTACAAAGCTAGGCTTGGCATGATAATGGTTTAAATAATAATAAAACAGACGCTTGGGCCGGTAAGGTTTTAATTCAGGATAAAATTTCCACAATCCGGCGCTAAAAAAAGCTTCGGCTACAAGCCTGCTGCAATTGACATGGTCAGGATGCCTGTCCTGCCAAAAAGGCGCCACAATCACTTTAGGCCTGCCCTGTCTTATAACTTTCACTACCTCCTGCAAGTTAACCTCGTTGATTTGAACATTTCGGTCCGGGATTCCCAGGTTTACCCGCCAGGTCACGCCTAGAATTTCTGCCGCTCGGGCAGCCTCCTCTGCCCGCTCTTCTACAGTGCCGGTGCTGGCCATTTCTCCTCTGGTCAAATCAACTATACCAACCCGCATCTTTCTTTTTAGGGTAGATGCAATGAGTCCGCCACACCCAATTTCCACATCGTCCGGATGAGCTCCAAAAGCAATTAAATCAACTTGTTCGATCATCAAGTTCAACTC
This region of Zhaonella formicivorans genomic DNA includes:
- the bshB1 gene encoding bacillithiol biosynthesis deacetylase BshB1, whose translation is MIEQVDLIAFGAHPDDVEIGCGGLIASTLKRKMRVGIVDLTRGEMASTGTVEERAEEAARAAEILGVTWRVNLGIPDRNVQINEVNLQEVVKVIRQGRPKVIVAPFWQDRHPDHVNCSRLVAEAFFSAGLWKFYPELKPYRPKRLFYYYLNHYHAKPSFVVDISPYFELKLRAIQAHHSQFDENRLRTTGLNTGSFLEVLEARNRYFGSLIGVKYGEAFFSKEMLAVSNPLDL